A stretch of the Arachis stenosperma cultivar V10309 chromosome 6, arast.V10309.gnm1.PFL2, whole genome shotgun sequence genome encodes the following:
- the LOC130935606 gene encoding endoglucanase 17, producing the protein MPLFLPSLFFLHSLLSTTLLSHSFPFPNHGHRPHPHRFASHNYRDALSKSIIFFEGQRSGKLPSNQRITWRRDSALSDGSAMHVDLVGGYYDAGDNVKFGFPMAFTTTMLSWSVLEFGGVMKGELQNAREAIRWGTDYLLKATAHPGTIYVQVGDAKKDHACWERPEDMDTPRNVYKIDHNTPGSEVAAETAAALAAASLVFKKTDPTYSKILVRRAISVFQFADKYRGSYSDGLKPFVCPFYCSYSGYEDELLWGAAWLHKATRNSIYLNYIKVNGQTLGAAESDNTFGWDNKHVGARILLSKEFLVQKVQTLHDYKGHADNFICSLIPGTSFSSAQYTPGGLLFKMSDSNMQYVTSTSFLLLTYAKYLTKSHTVVNCGGTTVTPKRLRAIAKKQVDYLLGDNPLKMSYMVGYGPRYPRRIHHRGSSLPSISVHPGKIQCSAGFGVMNSQSPNPNVLVGAVIGGPDLHDRFPDQRSDYEQSEPATYINAPLVGALAYLAHSFGQL; encoded by the exons ATGCCTCTCTTCCttccttctttgtttttccttcaTTCTCTTCTCTCAACCACTCTTCTCTCTCACTCCTTCCCCTTCCCCAACCATGGCCACCGCCCTCACCCTCACCGCTTCGCCTCTCACAACTACAGAGATGCTCTCAGCAAGTCTATCATCTTCTTTGAAGGCCAGAGGTCTGGCAAGCTCCCTTCTAACCAGAGGATAACTTGGAGGAGAGACTCTGCTCTCTCTGATGGCTCTGCCATGCAT GTTGATTTGGTGGGAGGGTACTACGATGCAGGGGACAATGTGAAGTTCGGTTTTCCGATGGCATTCACGACCACCATGCTCTCATGGAGTGTTCTCGAGTTCGGTGGGGTCATGAAGGGCGAGTTGCAGAATGCCAGAGAGGCCATCCGCTGGGGAACTGATTACCTTCTCAAAGCCACTGCACATCCTGGCACCATTTATGTTCAg GTGGGAGACGCTAAGAAGGACCACGCGTGTTGGGAGAGGCCAGAAGACATGGATACTCCAAGAAATGTGTACAAGATAGACCATAATACCCCTGGTTCAGAAGTGGCCGCGGAAACCGCTGCGGCTCTTGCAGCTGCTTCTCTTGTTTTCAAGAAAACCGACCCCACCTACTCCAAAATTTTGGTTAGGAGGGCCATCTCT GTTTTCCAATTTGCTGATAAATACAGAGGATCATACAGCGATGGGTTGAAACCATTTGTGTGTCCGTTCTACTGCTCTTACTCAGGCTATGAGGATGAGCTTCTTTGGGGTGCTGCTTGGTTGCACAAGGCTACTAGGAACTCCATCTATCTTAACTACATTAAGGTTAATGGACAAACACTTGGTGCTGCAGAATCTGACAATACATTTGGGTGGGATAACAAGCATGTTGGAGCAAGAATCCTTCTCTCTAAAGAATTTCTTGTTCAGAAAGTGCAAACCCTACATGACTACAAGGGTCACGCGGACAATTTCATCTGTTCCCTCATTCCAGGAACCTCTTTCTCTTCGGCACAATACACACCAGGTGGGCTTCTATTCAAGATGAGTGATAGCAACATGCAGTATGTTACATCCACCTCCTTCCTTCTCTTAACCTATGCCAAATACTTGACCAAATCCCACACCGTCGTCAACTGTGGCGGCACCACCGTTACTCCCAAGAGGCTCCGTGCGATAGCCAAAAAGCAGGTGGATTACTTGCTGGGAGACAATCCCTTGAAGATGTCGTACATGGTGGGGTATGGTCCAAGGTACCCAAGAAGGATACACCACCGGGGATCATCTCTGCCGtccatttctgtacaccctggCAAGATCCAATGCTCAGCAGGGTTCGGTGTCATGAACTCACAATCCCCCAACCCCAACGTTCTTGTTGGTGCTGTGATTGGAGGGCCGGATCTGCATGATAGGTTCCCGGATCAACGGTCAGATTATGAGCAGTCAGAACCAGCCACTTATATCAACGCACCTCTTGTGGGTGCACTCGCTTATCTTGCACACTCATTTGGCCAACTCTGA